From the genome of Blautia hydrogenotrophica DSM 10507:
ACGGCCCCGTCAGCTGATCGTAAAAACGAATCAACCATGCAAGCAAATAGGAAGCCGCGATAACAAAAGCATCAATCACCACATGCATACGATTGAAGTGCTTTTGATTGTCTTTAATCAATGTTTATCACCCCTATTACTTCTTTTTAACATTTCTACTATATACTAGTTGCCCCCAAAAGGCAACAAAATATTCACCTTTTCCCGATAAAATTAGTAACTATTCAGTCATATAGTCCCATTATCTTCGATAAAAACCGCGGGGGATGTTTTTCCACAATTCCATTTGGATTCTTCCGCATCTTCGGATTTTTTTCAAAGTAAATGGAACTTTTTTTTCTTTCTTGCACAGCTGAAAACCATTTTTGATGCCAGCCGCATACTCCCTGCCATAACCTTTCAGGGTAAAAAACAGAAGCTTTGCCCCGAAGCCGGCTGCCAGCAATGGGAAATTCAAAATAATCTGAGGCGCAGGCATATTTTTATAGAGCATATAGATGTTGTTGCGGGAAGAATAACGGATTTTAAACTCGTTGTAACGGGAACCGGTAGTGCCGCTTCCCACGTGATAGACGACTGCCTTCGGCGCGAACCAGTTTTCATATCCGTATAATCTGGCCCGATACCCAATATCAGTATCTTCCAGATAAGCAAAATGTTCCTCGTCAAACATTCCTATCTTCTGAAAGATTTTTTTTCTGTAGATAGCTGCCCCCGCACAGGCCGCAAAAATTTTCTCCTCCTCCTCATACTCCTGAGATTCTCGGTCCTTTCCTCGAGCGAAAGCCCAGCCTAGAGCATTGTAATAGTTGCCTGCATCGTCCACCAGATTCCGGTTCCGATACTGCAGAAGCTTTGCCCCGCAGGAGAAAGCCCTGGGATGGCGCTCCATCGCGGCAACCATCTCTCTGACAAAATTCTCGTCCGACTGGGTGTCGTTATTCAACAACAGCACATAAGGTGAATTAGCCTGGCAAATTCCTCTGTTCACCGCGCCGCAGAAGCCGAAATTCTCCTCCAACTGAACAATCTGAACCTGTGGAAAGTGTTCTCGCACCCACTCAGAACTTCCATCCTCAGAACCGTTATCCACGAGTATTATGTCAAATTCTATCCCCTT
Proteins encoded in this window:
- a CDS encoding glycosyltransferase family 2 protein yields the protein MKKVTVIIPNYNGKGYLGECLGSLERQKGIEFDIILVDNGSEDGSSEWVREHFPQVQIVQLEENFGFCGAVNRGICQANSPYVLLLNNDTQSDENFVREMVAAMERHPRAFSCGAKLLQYRNRNLVDDAGNYYNALGWAFARGKDRESQEYEEEEKIFAACAGAAIYRKKIFQKIGMFDEEHFAYLEDTDIGYRARLYGYENWFAPKAVVYHVGSGTTGSRYNEFKIRYSSRNNIYMLYKNMPAPQIILNFPLLAAGFGAKLLFFTLKGYGREYAAGIKNGFQLCKKEKKVPFTLKKIRRCGRIQMELWKNIPRGFYRR